GTTCTCTTTTGCGTAACTTAAAGTCATCTTCAGCTTTAATGAGGCCATCTTCTTCTCTGGTTTGCAAGACTCGTTCTAATTCTTTCACATAGCCGCATCTTACAGCTTCATATGCTTGGTTGTAAGCATTTAAACGCTGCGCCATAGATACTTCTTCAATCTCTTTTGGTGGAGCTATAAGTAACGCACTACTTACAAAGAAACAACTTATTAAAATAATTTTTGCACTTTTCATAAAACGATCCTTTTTTGTTTGTATAAAAATATTTACTATGCATATACCCTTTTTTATTGATTTTGAAAATGAATTTATTGGAAGCTAAAGCTAACGGCAAAGCAAAACACCTTCAATGGAAAAATAGAATTAACTTATTAAAAAGAAGATCAAATGTTATGACAAAGCGTTATATTTCTTATCTTCTTTTTTTACTACCCGCAAAATCTCTCATACACAAGTTCCAAAATTTTAGGTACACTAAAAAAACTTACATTACTTAAGGTTAAGTATCTACTGCACATGGATCCCCGGGTCAAGCCCGAGGACGAGGAGAAGGGGATAAAATTTCTTGTCATCGTTTGCGCAGAACTAGACAAATTTCAATAAAAAACTTAAAAAATATTATTTTGTATGACAAAACATTTTACTCATCTACATCTTCATACAGAATATTCACTACTTGATGGTGCAATCACCCTTCCTAAATTAGTTGATCATGCAAAAGAGCAAGGACTAAAATCACTCGCTATAACGGATCATGGAAATATTTTTGGTGCAGTAAAGTTTTTTCAACTGTGTAAAAAAGCTGGCATCAAGCCGATTCTCGGTATGGAAGCATACATCACTGAAGACGTGGATCAACGTTCGGTTGATAAAAAATATTATCATTTAATTTTACTTGTCGAAAATGAAATCGGGTATAAAAACCTCTGCAAACTTATCGCATTTTCATATCAAAAAGGTTTTTACTTCAAGCCACGTATCGATTACAACATACTTGCAGAGCACTGCGAAGGACTCATTGCTACCAGCGCATGCTTGGGTGGTCACATTCCGCAACTTTTAAAAAATGATCGAGAGCAAGAAGCTTTAAAACAAATCGATTGGTTTGTGAAGCATTTTGGCAAAGATCGTTTTTATTTTGAAGTGCAGCCTGAAGACCAAGCAGAACAAGTGGTGATGAATAAAAAACTTTTTGAACTTGGAGCCAAACTTGGCATCGGTTGCGTTGCCACCACTGATTGCCATTACATTTCACAGCACGACCATGAAGCACATGAAGTCATGCTTGCAATTGGTACCGGTAAACGATTTGACGACCCGACGCGCTTTAGCTTTAAAGAATGTCGTGCATACATGCGGTCTGAGACAGAAATGCTTGAGATCTTTAAAGATCATCCTGAAGCAATTTACAACTCTGGCAAAATTGCAGACATGTGCAACTTTAAATTTGAAACAGATAAATTATTTTTTCCAGCATTTGCAACACCGCAAGGACAAACACCAGAGCAATATTTTCAAACGTTATGCCGAGCTGGGCTTGAAACATTAGCCCTTAAAAAACGATTCCCAATCGAAGAAAAAGAAAAATATGTAGCCAGGTTAGAACTTGAAATGGATCTGATTATCAAAATGGGATTCGTTGGGTATTTTCTGATCGTGAGTGATTTTATTATGTGGTCGCGACGAAACGATATCCCTGTTGGCCCTGGTCGTGGTTCTGCAGCAGGAGCTCTGGTTGCATGGTGCTTGGAAATTACCAACATTGACCCGCTCAAATATAATTTACTTTTTGAACGTTTTTTAAATCCTGAACGTATCAGCATGCCAGATATCGATATCGATTTTTGCATTGAAGGCCGAGAATCGGTCATCAACTACATTAAAGATAAGTATGGTCATGATAAAGTGTGCCAAATTATTACATTTGGAACCATGCTTGCCAAAGGTGTCATCAAAGATGTTGCTCGAGCACTTGGACTGCCGTTCGAAGAATCAAACATGATCACAGCACTCGTTCCCGAACAATTAAAAATTACGCTCAAAGAAGCACTCGAACAAGAGCCGCAACTTAAAGAACTAATCCAGAATAATCCAACAATTAAACATGTTTTCGATATTGCATTTAAGCTCGAAGGCGTTACGCGTCACGCATCAAAACATGCTGCTGGCATTGTGATTACTCCTGAGCCAACGCATGAAATGCTTCCTATTTTTATCCCACCAAAAGATAATGCAATCGTTGCTCAATATGCAATGACAGAACTTGAAAGCATTGGTTTTTTAAAAATAGATCTTTTAGGTTTAAAAAACTTAACGCTTGTTAAAAACGCTCTCAATTTAATTAAAAAACAACAAAATATAACAATTGATATCGATCATATTCCACTTGATGATCAAAAAACATTTGACCTTTTACAAGCTGGAAAAACGTCTGGTGTGTTCCAGCTAGAGTCTGATGGCCTCAAAGAAGTTTTACGCAAACTTAAGCCTGACAAATTTGAAGATATCATCGCGGTTAACGCACTCTATCGCCCAGGACCTTTAAACGCCGGAATGGTTGACGATTACATTTTGCGCCGACATGGCAAACAAACAATCAATTATTTCTTTGATGAATTAAAAGATGTGCTTGAAGAAACGTACGGAGTTATTGTTTACCAAGAACAGGTTATGAAAATCGCTTCAGTCATCGGTGGATATTCACTCGGAGAAGCTGATATTTTACGTCGAGCGATGGGTAAGAAAAAAGCTGACGTTATGGCCGAGCAGAAAAAAATATTTGTCGAGCGAGCAATTTCAAAGGGATTTGACCTTAAAAGATCTGATGCACTTTTTGAATTGATGGCATTTTTTGCTGGTTACGGTTTTAACAAGTCTCACTCTGCGGCCTATGCGCTCATTGCGTATCAAACGGCTTATTTAAAAGCAAACTACCCTGCTCAGTTCGCAGCATGTTTAATATCTCTTGAATCTGGCAATGCTGAAAAAATGGCTTTTTATTTGAAAGAAGCGCGAGACATGGGCATTGAACTTTTACCACCAAGCATTAATAACTCTCATGTAGATTTTACGGTGGTGAGTGACAAAATACTGTTTGGACTGCAAGGTATAAAAAATATTGGCCTGGCTGCACTGCACAATATTATTGCTGATCGAGAAAAAAATGGACCGTTTAAAGACATTTTAAACTTTTGTGAGCGTATTGATTTACGAACATCAAACAAACGCGTGCTTGAAAATTTAATTTGTGCCGGAGCTTTTGATGAACTGGCCGGCAATCGTGCACAACAATTTAATGAGCTTGCTCATATCATTGAACTCGCACTTGAAATAAAAGAACATAAACTGACTGGCCAGATGCAACTTTTTAGCACAAGCAAAGCACAAACTGGTCAAGGACAAGCCTATACATTTACGCAAAGAGCTGAATGGTCAAATAAAGAAAGACTCGAAAAAGAAAAAGAAGTTTTAGGTTTTTATATCAGCTCTCATCCTGTGCAAGTTAACGAAAAACAACTTGCTTGGATACAGGCAAATAACATCCATGATCTTTTAGAACTTTTAAAAAAACAACCTGTAAGCGCGCAACAAGAACCAACTGTTACCACGTACGGGCTGCTCACGCAGAAAAAAATCATCTCTACTAAAAAAGGTGATCGTATGGCTTTTGTTCAAATCGAAGATTTGCATAATCATGCAGAAATTATTATTTTCCCACGATTATTTAAACAAATTGAGCCATGGTTAAGCGATTACACTATATTCGTGGTCAAAGGATCTCTTGATATTGCAGCACAAGCAAGCTGCAAAATTAAAGCAAACCAGTTTGTGCCCTTAGAACTTGTGTTTGATCAGTGGGATAAAATTAATCAAGTAACGCTGCAACTTCCTGATGACGTAACGCTTGAGCATATTGAATTCATTAAAAAAATAGAAGGAGGAAAGATCCCCCTTCGTATGGTGTTTCAAGAAAATGGTAAAAGCATCAAACTGGTCACTAAAAAATCAATTTCATTAAATCTTGATCTCATTGCAAAATTAAACGAATTCAATATTTCAGGAACAGTTGATTTGTAACTTCTTATTACTTAGCCGCTAATGATCGTAGCATCCAAGCAGTTTTTTCATGTTTGCCAGCTAAATCTTGTAAGAAATTGCTTGTAACAATATCTGATTTTTCAAGTTTTTTAATATCATCACGAGTCAGCTCTATTAAAGCTTCATATTGTTTCAAAAGATTTTTAACCATTTGTTTTGGAGCTGGTGTAGCGCCAGTATCTTCTTTAAGACTTGCTTCTTTGAGCATAGCTTTCATGCTACCAAGAGCTTCACCTTCAACGGCACGTACGCGTTCTGCAAGTTTATCTAAGTCCGCAAACAATGCATTATACTGCGCATCAAACAACAAATGATAATCATGAAATTCTGGACCAGTTAAATTCCAATGATAATTTAACGTTTGAAACAACATTACTGTTTCATTTGCTAAAAGTTCGTTTAACAACTGTTGGCTTACTTTTTTATCTGCATTGGTCATAACAATCTCTCCCTTTTTTGAATTATCCTCTTTACTCATCTTTTCATTTTCCGTAGGTTTACCGTGCACAGCTCCTGCGCACAAAATACCGGCTAACACATAAGAATTTAAACGCTTCATCTGAACTCCTTTTGGTTAAAGATTATTTCCTAAATAAAGTTCTGCTTTTTTATACTCATCAAAGTTTAAAACTTTGATCTCAGATAAAAATTTTTGCAAATCTGTTTGTAACAGATCAGATGATTGCAAAGATGCCTGGAAAAGATCAAGAGTTTGTTGCATATATTTTGTAATACTTTTATTTGTTTCATCGTACAACAACAAAGCCCTAACTAACCTTGCAGTTAAAAGTGCCTGCATCAATTTCGAGTTTTGTGAAAAATGATCTTGAAATATTTTTTGCAATAACTCTGTATTGTTTTGCGAAATACAAACTTTTGCTAACCGAGAAAATGTTTCTAAAGTTTCTGATTTATTATTGAGTATGACATAGATATCGAGAAGAACTTCCAAAGTTCTTTCATCTTCTTTAAGCGAAGATACTTGCAGACAAACACTAATAGCTTGTTGATACCTTTCAGATTGTTTATACAAAATTGCGGCAGTATAATATCGATCAAAAGCGCAGTCATCTGCAAATGCTAGTAAAATATCACCCTCAAGCTGATGAGCTATGGCGACATCTTGAACCGAATGCATTAATAATCTAAGCATACTTAATGCTCGCTCTTTTTCTCCACGAGTTACAAAATCAGCTAACGTAAACCAAGCAATATTGTACGACTCAGACATCAACACCCTCATACCACCAATCCTTCTTTTTTAAAGCATCATCATTGATTCCTATGTGTTACTTGATTATCTTATGTGTTTTTTTAAAAAAGAAAATAAACTAAAGAGCTTATAATGCTTCTTGACAATTAAACCTGCTCCAGATATCCTGTTTAACGAATTGCTCTAAAAATTCATTCTTTTTTCAATCCGTTGAAAATCAAAATTGAAAATTCAAATTACGCCCAGGTAGCTCAGTGGTAGAGCATCTGCCTGAAGAGCAGAGTGTCGGTGGTTCGATTCCATCTCTGGGCACCAGCTTTCGCCAAGGCTTCAGCTGGCACGGCCATAACTGAATGCCAAAAAACAATATTCGAAGAAATAAATTCGATATAACAAGCGAAAGCTGTCCGCCGAAGTAAGCAAGCGTTAGCTTGACACGCAGGCTGGACAATAAAAATAAAAAGTCATAAATATCATGTATTACGTATACCTTATCCGATCTATTGAATTTCCAAATGAAAAGTATATTGGTTTTACGGATAATTTTGCTGAGCGATTAAAAACACATAACTCAGGTAAATCGCCTCATACGAAACTGCATAAGCCCTGGAGCATAGAAGTATTAATTGGCTTTGATGATAAATTAAAAGCAGCATCTTTTGAAAAATATTTAAAATCTGGATCTGGTAGAGCGTTCGCCAAAAACAGACTTTGGTAAAATACTTTTAAATCACCCCCTTTCAATTCAATACTCACCCTATCTTGGAAAAGTTTGCTAACACCAATAACCTTTGATACGCTACTAAAATGATCAAGAATCTGTTTTCTGTATCAAAAATGGGCGACTATAAAGGCTAAATTAACGTGAACTTACAAAATTTAAACCAGTCAAAACAAGATTTAATCCAAAAGCTCCAAGCTGTTTCAAACGAAGCAGACCTGGAGACTTTTCGTCTAGAATATCTATCTCGCCAAGGAAGCATTGCTCAACTATTTGAGACATTAAAAACTCTTGATACAGACCTTAAACGCTTGGTTGGACCACAATTAAATGAACTTAAAAAAGAAATTCAACAGTTGTTCGATGATAAAAAAGAAAAACTGTTTCAACAAAAAATTCACGCCCAAGAAGAAAAACAAAAATATTTCGATGTAACAATTTCTAAACCAGTTACAACAGGCAGCTTGCATCCATACACTCAAATCACTGAGCAAATTCAAAACATTTTTATCTCTATGGGTTTTGCTGTAGCCGATGGACCAGAACTTGAAACAGAGTTCTTCAACTTTACTGCTCTCAATGTTCCTAAAGATCATCCAGCTCGCCAAGATTCAGATACGTTCTGGATTGACGTGCAACATTTACTACGAACTCAAACTTCAACGGTTCAGATTCGAACCATGCAAACTCAAAAACCTCCTATCGCAATTATTGCTCCTGGTAGAACCATGCGCAATGAAGCAACTGATGCTTCCCATGATTTTATGTTTATGCAGTTTGAAGGAATGTACATTGCAGAAAACGTTTCTATCTCCAACCTTTTAGCTACTTTAAAATCATTTTTGACGCAGCTGTTTGAAAAAGAAATTACCATTCGTGTGCGCCCAGGATATTTCCCCTTTGTGGAACCAGGCCTTGAAATCGATGCATCATGCCCATTTTGTTCAGAAGGTTGTTCAGTTTGTAAAAGAACTGGATGGATTGAACTGATGGGGGCTGGACTCATTCACCCTGAAGTTTTAAAACATGGTGGCATTGATCCAACAAAATATTCAGGCTTTGCTTTTGGATTTGGACTGACTCGATTGACGATGTTAAAATATCAAATTCCTGACATCAGACTTCTACACAGCAGCAATATACAGTTTTTGCAACAGTTCTAAAAAAAACAGTTTAAATTAAGCAATTTAATATAAGGCATTTTTAATGGATTACAATATCTCAAAATTAATTATTCCAGCTGCTGGAATTGGTAGCAGATTTTTACCAATCACCAAATCCATTCCAAAAGAAATGTTGCCCCTTTCAAACAAACCAGCAATTCAATACATTGTCCAAGAAGGTCTGGATGCAAAAATAGACAACATACTCGTTGTGCTTTCACCTGAAAAAAGCGTCATAGTTGATTATTTTACACGCAACCAGCACCTTGAAGATATTTTAGCGCAGCAAGGTAAAAGCTCTTGTCTGGATGAATTAAACAAACTTATTGCCATTGCAAAATTTCAATACTTTATTCAAAACAAACCCCAAGGTGTTGCAAATGCTCTGCTACACGCTCAACCAGCAATTGAAAACGATGAGTTTTTTGCCGTAGCTCTTCCTGATGATATTATTTTCGGGGCAAAGCCAGAAATCGGCTACCTTGCAAAAATAGCTCAAGAGCATCAAGCTATGGTCATCGGCGTACTCGAAGTTCCCTACGATCAGATTTCTTCATACGGAGTCGTTGCGCCAGGGCTACAAATTACTCATGATATTTTCGAGATTGATCACCTGGTCGAAAAACCTCAAGCTGCAGACGCTCCATCCAACTTAGCTATTGTTGGTCGTTATATTTTTCACAGCTCACTTTTTGCTCATATTCCACTCACTCAACCTGCTGCAAATGGCGAAATTTTACTTCCTGACACCATCAACCTCATGATTAAAAAAGGATTTAAGGTTTTAGCGGTAAAAATTAAGGGTCAACGCTTTGATACGGGAACCCCTCAGGGCTGGCTCGAATTCATTGTTAAGCACAATAAAATCGACTAGATTCTTCCTTACTAACGGTATGATTTTGTTTTAAGCACATCAACTTCATTCTTCGATACTCTAATTTAAAACCTCCCCCTCTCGCCGTGCCCGGCGAAGTTTTAACGAAGCCTGGGTCCTCGGGTTTAACCCGGGGATCCATGTGCTATGTAAACTTTATATCATAAAAACTATGAGAACCTGGATCCCCGGATCGAGTCCGAGGACGAAGAGGTGGAGAGACAAAGTCTTTGACAACCTAGTTAACTTAACGAAAAATTAAAATTCCTTTAAAAAACCTTTTTTACAACTATTGCTATCCTTACCAGCAAACTGATACCATTTTGACAACAAAATCAATTCATCATTTCAGAAAAGGGGGATTTATGAAAAAGTTATTGTTATGTGCTTTAATCTTTGCTACTCAATCAATTGATAGTTGTAATCTATGTCGAGACTTTGTCTACACTGGACAAGTGCTACGACGAGTAGAACGAGAAATAGTGCAGTGTGATTGCAACTGCTGGCAACAACCAAAAGTAAAGTTTGAACATGGGTATGGATACGGATGCGTGGCTTGCGGACATCGATTAATTCCTGAAGATATTTTTGAAAAGAAAGCAAAAAAATCTGACGACGAGAATGAAACTTGGGATCCTGCAAGTAAAAAATATAACCGATACCAGCAAGCTTCAACTG
This DNA window, taken from Candidatus Babeliales bacterium, encodes the following:
- the pheS gene encoding phenylalanine--tRNA ligase subunit alpha — encoded protein: MNLQNLNQSKQDLIQKLQAVSNEADLETFRLEYLSRQGSIAQLFETLKTLDTDLKRLVGPQLNELKKEIQQLFDDKKEKLFQQKIHAQEEKQKYFDVTISKPVTTGSLHPYTQITEQIQNIFISMGFAVADGPELETEFFNFTALNVPKDHPARQDSDTFWIDVQHLLRTQTSTVQIRTMQTQKPPIAIIAPGRTMRNEATDASHDFMFMQFEGMYIAENVSISNLLATLKSFLTQLFEKEITIRVRPGYFPFVEPGLEIDASCPFCSEGCSVCKRTGWIELMGAGLIHPEVLKHGGIDPTKYSGFAFGFGLTRLTMLKYQIPDIRLLHSSNIQFLQQF
- a CDS encoding UTP--glucose-1-phosphate uridylyltransferase; amino-acid sequence: MDYNISKLIIPAAGIGSRFLPITKSIPKEMLPLSNKPAIQYIVQEGLDAKIDNILVVLSPEKSVIVDYFTRNQHLEDILAQQGKSSCLDELNKLIAIAKFQYFIQNKPQGVANALLHAQPAIENDEFFAVALPDDIIFGAKPEIGYLAKIAQEHQAMVIGVLEVPYDQISSYGVVAPGLQITHDIFEIDHLVEKPQAADAPSNLAIVGRYIFHSSLFAHIPLTQPAANGEILLPDTINLMIKKGFKVLAVKIKGQRFDTGTPQGWLEFIVKHNKID
- a CDS encoding GIY-YIG nuclease family protein, which gives rise to MYYVYLIRSIEFPNEKYIGFTDNFAERLKTHNSGKSPHTKLHKPWSIEVLIGFDDKLKAASFEKYLKSGSGRAFAKNRLW
- the dnaE gene encoding DNA polymerase III subunit alpha; translated protein: MTKHFTHLHLHTEYSLLDGAITLPKLVDHAKEQGLKSLAITDHGNIFGAVKFFQLCKKAGIKPILGMEAYITEDVDQRSVDKKYYHLILLVENEIGYKNLCKLIAFSYQKGFYFKPRIDYNILAEHCEGLIATSACLGGHIPQLLKNDREQEALKQIDWFVKHFGKDRFYFEVQPEDQAEQVVMNKKLFELGAKLGIGCVATTDCHYISQHDHEAHEVMLAIGTGKRFDDPTRFSFKECRAYMRSETEMLEIFKDHPEAIYNSGKIADMCNFKFETDKLFFPAFATPQGQTPEQYFQTLCRAGLETLALKKRFPIEEKEKYVARLELEMDLIIKMGFVGYFLIVSDFIMWSRRNDIPVGPGRGSAAGALVAWCLEITNIDPLKYNLLFERFLNPERISMPDIDIDFCIEGRESVINYIKDKYGHDKVCQIITFGTMLAKGVIKDVARALGLPFEESNMITALVPEQLKITLKEALEQEPQLKELIQNNPTIKHVFDIAFKLEGVTRHASKHAAGIVITPEPTHEMLPIFIPPKDNAIVAQYAMTELESIGFLKIDLLGLKNLTLVKNALNLIKKQQNITIDIDHIPLDDQKTFDLLQAGKTSGVFQLESDGLKEVLRKLKPDKFEDIIAVNALYRPGPLNAGMVDDYILRRHGKQTINYFFDELKDVLEETYGVIVYQEQVMKIASVIGGYSLGEADILRRAMGKKKADVMAEQKKIFVERAISKGFDLKRSDALFELMAFFAGYGFNKSHSAAYALIAYQTAYLKANYPAQFAACLISLESGNAEKMAFYLKEARDMGIELLPPSINNSHVDFTVVSDKILFGLQGIKNIGLAALHNIIADREKNGPFKDILNFCERIDLRTSNKRVLENLICAGAFDELAGNRAQQFNELAHIIELALEIKEHKLTGQMQLFSTSKAQTGQGQAYTFTQRAEWSNKERLEKEKEVLGFYISSHPVQVNEKQLAWIQANNIHDLLELLKKQPVSAQQEPTVTTYGLLTQKKIISTKKGDRMAFVQIEDLHNHAEIIIFPRLFKQIEPWLSDYTIFVVKGSLDIAAQASCKIKANQFVPLELVFDQWDKINQVTLQLPDDVTLEHIEFIKKIEGGKIPLRMVFQENGKSIKLVTKKSISLNLDLIAKLNEFNISGTVDL
- a CDS encoding DNA starvation/stationary phase protection protein, whose amino-acid sequence is MKRLNSYVLAGILCAGAVHGKPTENEKMSKEDNSKKGEIVMTNADKKVSQQLLNELLANETVMLFQTLNYHWNLTGPEFHDYHLLFDAQYNALFADLDKLAERVRAVEGEALGSMKAMLKEASLKEDTGATPAPKQMVKNLLKQYEALIELTRDDIKKLEKSDIVTSNFLQDLAGKHEKTAWMLRSLAAK